gactttagaaattcaattgagagaactttactcatattcaAATTGCACCTCTACGTGCATGTATTTCCTCATAAGCCGAACAATAGATGAGGTGAATTTGGCCAATATCTGGCATTCCTCGTGTGACTTGGCTTCTGAAATAAccccaaaaataataattttcttaagATTTGGGCATCGTTTTAGCAGCTCCTCAACCCAATGCGAGAAGAAGTCATTGATTACAGTCCATCCAAGCTCCAGCACTGTCACATTCTCCAAATTAGAAGATCCTTGGAGACCATAATGCATGAGACCATCTCTCAATTCGTAGCATAATGAAAGATGGTTCAATTGTGGAAAACAAACAGCAATTGTTTCCAAGTCGATACCctcatcataatcatcaaaaGTGACATCCCAAAGCCGGAGCTTCCTCAATTTTGAGGATCTTGAAATCATCTGGTAGAACTTTGTCCAGATTATTGTGAAGCTACTTACATCAATAACCTCAAGATTATCAACAGTCTCAGCAATGTCAAGATGTATCACACTAACATCATCAATCTTAAAATATTTCAAAGTGCCTTTCCCAATCAATTCAAAAACCTCAAGGGCACAATCCCTCAAGTGCAAACGCTCAATACTATCAGTCTCCAGGATAAATTTATCCAAACTAATAGCTTCAACATAAATATTCTTTAGTGTCGGGCTACTCAGTTCAACCGTCACCTGTGCATCTGATATTGCTATCTCTGGGTCAACAAGTTCCAAGCTCTCAAGCTTTGGACATGCAGTGAGCAATAGGCTCAAATCCAAAGCTGAAATAGAAACATGACTCAGAGAGAGGGACTTCAAACAAGGGAATCTCTGAAAATTAGGTTCAACACCTGTTACAGAATTGTGGGCTACTGCCAATATTTCCAGCTTCTGCCTCCCACATATTGCAAGAATGTTAACATTTGGGCTAGTCGGGACATTATAAAACAACCGGCGCAAGGTTTCTCTGGTATACATGAGCCAAGCAATAACAGTTGAAGCCGTGAACTCACCAGCATCATCCATCAAAATAGACAAGCCTTGCAGTCCTGTTGTTTGGAAGATTGTTCGAGTAATTAAGATCTCTAATAGTATAGGTGAAATATCACAATAAGCAGGCCAATCATTAGAATTAAATGCTAAGGTGTGAAGGTGTTTCCGATAAGCTTCACGCCATTTTCGACATGTTGCAGAGGCTATCACCACATCCCGGGCACCTTCAAGGCGAGATAAAATATTTCCAATTACTTCAACAGGTAGATGCTCCATTTCCAACAAAGATCAAAAGCCTTAAATCCGCTATTTGGATTTCTAAAGATACTCAACTAGATATAAGCAAACAACACATATTCTTCACTACTCAACAAACAAAGTTGAAGGGTTGAGAAATCGTCACCAAAATCTTGTTTCCCGGCACTGAAAATTGGTCTGtacaataaaacaaaaaaaaaagctacTCAAAAACATGATTTTGTGGCAGTATTGTAAATAATTATCTAGACTAgctatattatgacatattggtATAGTTACAGGGTAAGAAAAATATTCAGAAATTCCTAAACAtattctcctctcttcttctattctctctctctttttctctttttctttttttttttaaataaattctgcACTCAAGATTTAGGCTCCTATCAGATTTTTAGTTAGATCTCCAAACATATTCCATATCCAAATAAAACAAAGTCtagcatataaaaaaaaaaaaacttgttggGTTTCAAGAGGAATTCGGAGTATCATAATATCAGCAAGAATCCAATTAAATAAAGGACCAAAATTGACCATAAGATAAGGATCAAGGCCAAAATCATGTATCTGAGTACTTTAAAGTTTGATTTTTATAATCTAAAATCACTTCAATACCTCAGACAAGATAACAAAAATATGGCTTAATACAGAATTATCCAAGAACTCAAAATACCTATCAAACCAGATAAAGACAAATAATgattcaaagagaaaaaaaaatcaaaaaataaattttagcatctggacatataacaaaataagtcgaaaaatgtacgaaagaaaattttgaaatatatagaAACAAATCAATCAAAAGCAAAATAAATCAGCCAAAAGAGATAAAGAACTTACCAGAAATCAGAGGGGGAAAAAACTTTGGCAgtaacaaatgatttgaagtgaGGGATAAGGTTTTGGTGAAGAGTTAGATTCAAAGTATTTCAATGCTTTTTCTCAttggatttttgaaatttatttgaaaaagCAAGTCACACGATAACGTGCCTTTCGTTCTCCTCTCTTTATGCAACCCTGGCTTGGCCGCAGTAGCGGTTTAATTTCACGCCAACGTGGGTCCTCTCTCTTCCTTTTTCCTCTGTCACgcttgtataaatatatatatttactggGTTAAGTACCAATGAGATTGGTATGAAAGTTAATtcggtatttatatttttttccaattaggtatttattttaaaaatattagtaattaagTTTTAACACTATTAAGTATAAAAGTTTTATCCAATCAACACTTGACAAGTGTTTTTTCAGTGTTTTCTAATTAagtttgtcgaaaccatttcttgatttaaaaattttaaaaatttttttaaaaaaaaggtgtaatcgacttttgaaaaacaaatgcatggagtcgccaccgatcttttgttttggtgtgatcggatcacctaaaaatttggttattttaataaaacatttatgatttactaaaacaacaattttggtctacaaaaattttagaaaacgggcttgggagtcggttacgcatgaggaaggattaacaccctcactacgcccaaaattggtaccaaatcgattaaatattgtccttatgtctaaaattaaaaatgtttttgaaatgtggctttttttataaaagttgaaTAACCCGAATTAATCgtcaaaaattttcttgtttcgaTGTCCGGAAATTTATAATTCGAAAATCACGAAAGGATGCTcaactatttagtccaacgaaaaatcgaaacccagtatagtagggcacgattcttcgaattCCCAAACATTGATCATTGCCTCACTTTGGAAAATACGAGTGAAATCCCGGAGAGATATTTGATTATTTCGGTCAGACGGgagattgcaacccagcacgatagggcactattccctGAACTGCCCAAACATCAAACACTTCTTTTGTTTTAAAGGGTTTTTAGAAAACGTGGATGAAACTTCAAAGGGATCTTCGATTGCTTAGAataaatgaaaaagcgcaacccaacacgatagggcacgattctcaaatATCCAATCATCGAACATCCTTTGCtttgaaaggtttttaataagcatgggtgaaaacctaaaggaatattcgattgtttttgAGCAAATGAGAAATCACAACCCAACACGATAAGGTATGATTCTTGAATCATCAAACActgagtattgcctttatttgcgaaaaatcttatttcgaggtaacaacatgtcatacccggtaagttagggcaccacacctcgtatctccaaaaataaacattttttttaactcaCATTGTGATTAAAAGGAATATTACATTATTTAGGTTAAATAAGaagaatcgaaacccagtaagttagggtacgattatctcgaattacctaatacggaatattacttttatgaaagactTGTTTTAATATATTGAGTAAGAAAAATAACATGATTTATAGTAAAACATAAAagcaaattataatattaatgtgaataataacATAATAGGTGCGACAGTGTCAAAGACGATAATATGAGTAATTATAAAAGATGAAGTAATAGCAAGACtagtaatatgtaaatataaacaaatgcatGAGGAAAATGAAATGATCGAAGACATAAGCAAATTAAcgaataaatgaaaatgaataaaacatggaacaacaaaaatggcaataacaataataataataataataataataataataataataatataacgtagaaaataatgataataatatatgaattaaaatatatatatatacatgcgtATACCAAAGACACATTCATAATAATAGTATTgaatattaaaagtatatatataacagAGACAAAAATATATGCACAATGTAGTATTGAAAGTATTTACATGggataatgtataaaaatatatatataaataatgtgatattaaaaatatatacataaaaataatatatatataatatacataatatagtattaaaaatatatataatacatacacactagaaataataataataatgttacaaaacaattattaataatacttcataaatatatacatacatatatatatattatgttaaaaataagtacatattaatattaagatgatgataatattaaaataaccattaataactttacatataaatatatatacatataagtatgataatagtaattataatactaatactaataataaatacaataatagtagtaaaaataaacacaataataatcatgaaaataatgtgtacatgaaaaataataatgatatgataaaaaaaaacgaTACGATATAATAATaacgtaaagaaaataaaataataatatttataataaaaaaataaaagagtgtatttaaaatcatatatataatattattggaactaatattaaaaattaaagtagcaaagataatataaaaatcaacttaaattaaaaaaagagactaaattcgaattaaaaacgaagttttggggcaaatttaaaaaaaaatggccTATTTAAATGTGCGTGAAACAACAGAGGGCCTAAAGTGCAATAACCCCCTTTATAAAATGCACATCATcagctaggattaaattgaaaattgcgacaaattttggtgccaaattaaaaataaatataatttaattgcaaagtaataaaaagcggaggggctaaacgcgcaaatagcccctccaatgaaaacacgcggatcctgaagtTGGAGCAGGTCGGGTCGCGGGTCGACCATGGGTTAAGAGCCAAAACGACGTTATTTTGGCATTAGTGGCTTaaacccaaaacgacgtcgttttgatggggctatataagtcaaaattcctaaaaaaaaactcatttttcccatttcataaaaaaaaactaaccccTTTCTCTCAAACTCTCTCAAGGCCTTCTCCCTCCGACCAAACTCCGGCTCCGTCCGCCGCCATCCGCCGCCGTCGGCCACCGTCGTTGGCCACCGCGCACGGTGGCCGAaaatttaaaaaaggtttttttttatatatttcttatatatataccttgatatattttaatacatgaaTGAGAAGAGATGGAttcgaataataaaataaaaaagaaaagaaaaaaaccttaAGCCGGTTtgcacttcttttttttttggctttgttattatctttttttttgtattgcttgctgttttttttttaagaaaaatcttcAGAGAGAttacactttttttttcaatctttttttttatcaaaaaaaccCCCTCTTCCTTTTTACAATATTCTTGTTTTTGTACCCAAAAAAATCCAGGATTTCAGGCTTTGTAGCCTAAATACCATGGATTTGCTACCTATTTCCTtgttttcttgcttcttttctgcccttttttttgtttttttctttcttttgactTTTGCAGGTGTAAGTGGAGCAAGTGGAGgtggctaggttttttttttactgaaaattAGTTAAGGTTGTGGGctaattgggcttttagggtATTAATATTTGGGCTGTAATTGggtattgtatttatttatttggtttattgagtcccgggcaaaatttgggccttacaaagttaatttttaatatattttgtattgttttttattatacacaatataatattaataaactaaaaaaaattgaaaatgaaaaaactCATCTCTTCCTATCCTTTCCCTCTCCTCCTCCCTCTACATGTCCATCTCACCATCTCTAATCAGATTTTTCACCAAAAAGAGAACTTATTTCGTTGATTCGAAGATGAAGAAACAAAGGGattaaaaaaaagtgtttaaAAAAGTGAAAGAGAATGATAAAGTTCCTTCATGAAGGGCAAAAAAGTGAGAAGTGAAGAGTTGAGAGCTACGGGAGCTTTTAAAGTTTAATGGGTTTTCCTACACCTATAGAGAGAATGGTGAGGGAGAAATGGAAAGGGGGAGAGAAAGGGAGAAGGGGATAAATGAGAAGGGAGAGTgtaataactctatttttaatGGGGTCGAAAAatatagttttgaaattttattttcgtaaattgagtttataaatataaaataagaatatttatgaagttaatataaaaatatattgaaaataatttaattgaaaaaatagttaattaaagcttAGAGACTAAATGGTAAATATTCAAttgctattgagttttaattaagaaaaagctTAGGGACTTATATGATAACTATCCAAagaactaaaataaatatttaaccattgttttcttataattaatggatgatgatgttgatttcaatttaattaattaatgtttcactaattataataataacttaattaaattaactaattaaggttaattaatatTTAACCGTGGTTTAAATACTGAATCAAGTGGAGAAAAGAtgattttcatcatcttctttacCGTCCACTTTAGGAAACAGAGAAAATCCACAATTATTGAAGCTTTAAACATACGATCACCTATTCAAGTAGGTTCATAagctatttttctttgatttttatagaaattgaatcatgggagtttaatctagctagcctatatatcaatttattcaattgttgaatttttaaaaaaagttgccACTAAtgaaaaactaatgaattagaccTGAATTTGATTGATATCAAGTTTAGATcataataaagactaaattgtatagCTAGATAATCTTGATAATTAACTTTTATaatattagggaccaaattgaataaatttgaaaaCATGTCATGAGATTATGCTATGAATAGGAAATATAGGGTTCCTAATGAAAGAATGTAAAATCAGATTTTGGTTCGAAACTAAATATCGAAAAATATGCATATCCtgagtatagagactaaattgaataaaatataaaatatgtgtgGCTTTGTATTTAGATGTAGATtgaatgaaatatgatattattgtatttattgaATTATCAATCGTAATGAAAGGCGACGCTAAACCATCCTAAGAGAAAAGAAAGACGAGAGTTGTTGACGAGTAGCTGAATTATTAGTTTGTGCTTTTATTATTCGAGTacaatatgtgtgtgtgtgtgtgaacaATGGTGTTAAATATGTGATGATATGAATTtgataattataagttaaatgaATTGATTTGTGTTGATAATACTGAATGATATTGAATATCGAGAATTTAGACTAAACTAAATATAGTATAAAAAAGTGTGATATTATTGATATATGATATATCATATGAATTATGATATTGGATATTGGATATTGGATATTGGATATGAATTGATAACGAAATGAAATGAGAGTATGAAATATGGATGATTGATGCATATGTGCATATATGTAAAACATGAATATAGAATATATGTTGAAGATCACGCGATTCAGATATTATGATAGTATGAAATGATATCATATGTGCATATATGTAAAACTGAATATGGAATGCATGTTGAAAATCATGCGATTTAGATATTATGAGCCTTGAGGGCCGACAAAAAAATGAAACGAATCAAATGATTTGAGGAAGTGTGAATAAAAGAACAAATAGCTAGAATGAGAAGCAATAAGATAAAGATGTTACATTCTAGTAATGTATGAGATACTATGTGTATGTAACTTGATCAATTAGGAACTTTGCATAAATTATGGTACTTGGTATAAATGgtatatgaatttgattgaatgcaAAACTTGAATTGATTATGTAGATGTGTATATATTGGGCTAAATGGAATCATGCATATAATTGGTATTTGGCATGAATATTGtattaattgatatatatataaacttgttGAAATAGAAATGTAACATGTATTACTTGTGTTCATATGGTAATGTTACCTTATTATTGGCTTGAATCATGGAAGTGTCACTGAGCTTTATCGCTTATCGTACGGTTTGTTTATTTTGTGCTTAGGTCTAGGTGAATCTCAAGGTTACGAGAAGCGATCCAACATCCGGATAGTGACACTTGACTTAGCAATGTTCGTATAGTTTCCTTTGTTTCGGTAAATGGTACTACCTAGGTTTGAGTCGGTTTTGTATCAAATGGTCATTTTGAGTCCGAAATTGTTAATGTAATGTGAGTTTAATGTTATAACTtgttaaatacatataaaagttTAGCTTAAGTATTTGAAAAGGATTTGATGTTTGAAATGTTGCAATAGAGCATATGATGACTTGGTTTTAAGTTGAAATGGTTAGTTAgatgtttttgaatgaaaatgatgatgaaatgGTCTTAATTGGAAACATGTATCTTGTTGAAATGGTTGATTTGAAGTATGGATTGTTTGTACAAGTGTTATAAAAATGGTACCATTTGgactttttgaaaataaatggTCACGTTGTGATGTTGGGACCTTAACGTCACGACGAGATCAAGTCAATAAGTTGTGTCGCGACGAGGAACCCCAGAAGTCACGACGTCAACCTGATAGTTTgcaaactttacaatttaattctaatttgaCCCTGAGTTAGAAAAAAacgctttcgtaagctcgtataagacccagAAATGATTATATAGAATATCGTGAATGTGTAATCTACTTGCCAATATGTGTAAATGGTTAAAGTGTGTAGTAATTGATCGTAGTTGCTGTAGCAACAAATATGACATCCTATAACTCAGACTCGATGACCAGATCTGGTATGAGGTATTACAGTGAAAGGGGAGAAATGGGTTTTTCATTtccagtttttttttcttttattatattataagtatAATAAAAATCTTCATTAAAATTAACCCAATTAAAAGCCATTGAAAAGAAAAACACTTATCAAGTGTTGATTGGATAAAATTTGTATACTTAATGATGTTAAACCTAGATACTTATATGTTTAACGGAAACAAAAAATAAGTACCTAATTGGAACAAAAAAAATgtacctaaaccttaaaccttaccAGAAAAAAAGTACAATGCATATTTATTCCTCCTTATGATAACACCACTTAGTATCTTAAAACCTATGTGTTTGAATCTTGCATaaacttttcaaataatcacTCAAACAAATTTGTTAAATGtttatatcatcatttttttGGAGGATATGAGTGGTGAagaattttgggtaaaaatggtttgATCATTCTTTAATATATACCATCCTTTCAACTAAACTATGCATATaacattatattcatacactttTGTTGGACTTTTTATCTAAAAATAGGCCACACATTTAATAGAATATGTGCTATTACCAAGATACGGCAATACTTTTCTAGCACTAAGATATAGTACTTTGAGATCAACTTAGATGTGTGACTTTCAGACCAAGGATTTCTTTATCAtcctattaaaaattatatatttcctTTATTCACATCTCTCAATCTTATAACCACTGGGGGACTCAATAGATGTGCTTTATCTatataacattttttaatatcatatttgtAGTTGTCGATTTATGGGAATGTTTCTATATAGTAAGTGCTCGATATGCAAGTTGagacaaattttattttccacGTTCTTTTATCTTAAAtcatttctttaaataatttattatttcgtaaatcataacaaactttaatcatgatcatttataaaaatatatatgagtaaattatatcattttataatattcttttaaCTATTATTCACATTTACCATATATGCCCAAATCATTTCAATTAGTATAAATACTTATAGGAACGTATTAAACGATTTCTTGAAATTTTCTATATGCTTTTAGGATTCTAGATTCTTTAGAGATTTCAATATCTACTCAACTATATAGTGATTTATATAAAAGGTtataacaacaaccattagacatATGTTAAATTTTTCATGAACTATCAGACAAAAAGATATTTAAAGTTTATTGCATTCACCACAAAAACAACATTGTATcctttcataatcaatgccaggactTTGCAAAAATCATCATATTACAATTCGTGGCTTATatcttaaaatttcaatattcttattttgttttcGCAAGATTATCAAATTGTACCCTCAATGACTTTACacatttagatatttggactactagtTCAAAAACTTCATAATTTAGAAGTGATTTAATTCTACTTGACAAGTTTATATTCAAGTTTcttatttcttta
This window of the Gossypium hirsutum isolate 1008001.06 chromosome A09, Gossypium_hirsutum_v2.1, whole genome shotgun sequence genome carries:
- the LOC107889171 gene encoding F-box/LRR-repeat protein At1g67190 isoform X3, coding for MDDAGEFTASTVIAWLMYTRETLRRLFYNVPTSPNVNILAICGRQKLEILAVAHNSVTGVEPNFQRFPCLKSLSLSHVSISALDLSLLLTACPKLESLELVDPEIAISDAQVTVELSSPTLKNIYVEAISLDKFILETDSIERLHLRDCALEVFELIGKGTLKYFKIDDVSVIHLDIAETVDNLEVIDVSSFTIIWTKFYQMISRSSKLRKLRLWDVTFDDYDEGIDLETIAVCFPQLNHLSLCYELRDGLMHYGLQGSSNLENVTVLELGWTVINDFFSHWVEELLKRCPNLKKIIIFGVISEAKSHEECQILAKFTSSIVRLMRKYMHVEVQFEYE
- the LOC107889171 gene encoding F-box/LRR-repeat protein At1g67190 isoform X2; this encodes MCCLLISSARDVVIASATCRKWREAYRKHLHTLAFNSNDWPAYCDISPILLEILITRTIFQTTGLQGLSILMDDAGEFTASTVIAWLMYTRETLRRLFYNVPTSPNVNILAICGRQKLEILAVAHNSVTGVEPNFQRFPCLKSLSLSHVSISALDLSLLLTACPKLESLELVDPEIAISDAQVTVELSSPTLKNIYVEAISLDKFILETDSIERLHLRDCALEVFELIGKGTLKYFKIDDVSVIHLDIAETVDNLEVIDVSSFTIIWTKFYQMISRSSKLRKLRLWDVTFDDYDEGIDLETIAVCFPQLNHLSLCYELRDGLMHYGLQGSSNLENVTVLELGWTVINDFFSHWVEELLKRCPNLKKIIIFGVISEAKSHEECQILAKFTSSIVRLMRKYMHVEVQFEYE
- the LOC107889171 gene encoding F-box/LRR-repeat protein At1g67190 isoform X1, giving the protein MEHLPVEVIGNILSRLEGARDVVIASATCRKWREAYRKHLHTLAFNSNDWPAYCDISPILLEILITRTIFQTTGLQGLSILMDDAGEFTASTVIAWLMYTRETLRRLFYNVPTSPNVNILAICGRQKLEILAVAHNSVTGVEPNFQRFPCLKSLSLSHVSISALDLSLLLTACPKLESLELVDPEIAISDAQVTVELSSPTLKNIYVEAISLDKFILETDSIERLHLRDCALEVFELIGKGTLKYFKIDDVSVIHLDIAETVDNLEVIDVSSFTIIWTKFYQMISRSSKLRKLRLWDVTFDDYDEGIDLETIAVCFPQLNHLSLCYELRDGLMHYGLQGSSNLENVTVLELGWTVINDFFSHWVEELLKRCPNLKKIIIFGVISEAKSHEECQILAKFTSSIVRLMRKYMHVEVQFEYE